From one Culex quinquefasciatus strain JHB chromosome 3, VPISU_Cqui_1.0_pri_paternal, whole genome shotgun sequence genomic stretch:
- the LOC119768677 gene encoding uncharacterized protein LOC119768677 has protein sequence MHPFGVKMCTKDCYKVFGYFLGFMWIVTSFYYTMETIELLKLMKLQCTKEGAADAPPTTAVSIQARIQFDSELVGKVCDFYGRLDGFMPYHIITTLIKMVPGMLLIIGIFKDNITLVKVFIVYALLEEIFFVAVFSKIFSQISSEGKKTTWLFWILIFSCVKLIIGIWILLGVYAGIENTRRIYHRYV, from the exons atgcaCCCTTTCGGCGTGAAAATGTGCACCAAAGACTGCTACAAGGTGTTTGGGTACTTTCTGGGTTTCATGTGGATCGTAACGTCCTTTTACTACACGATGGAAACGATCGAACTGCTCAAACTGATGAAGTTGCAGTGCACCAAGGAAGGAGCAGCTGATGCGCCACCCACAACGGCTGTTTCCATTCAGGCACGTATCCAGTTCGACTCGGAGCTGGTCGGGAAGGTTTGCGACTTTTATGGGCGGTTGG ATGGTTTCATGCCATACCACATCATAACCACCCTCATCAAAATGGTGCCGGGGATGCTGCTAATCATTGGAATTTTCAAG gATAATATAACGTTGGTAAAGGTTTTCATCGTATATGCCCTACTGGAGGAAATATTCTTTGTGGCCGTGTTTTCCAAAATCTTCAGTCAGATAAGTTCGGAAGGAAAGAAAACCACTTGGCTGTTTTGGATTCTGATATTTTCATGTG TGAAACTCATTATCGGAATCTGGATACTACTGGGAGTGTACGCTGGCATTGAAAACACACGAAGAATCTACCACAGATACGTTTAA
- the LOC119769007 gene encoding uncharacterized protein LOC119769007 — translation MCSSATFKFLCYFYACCNIFCAISIAVGADKVSEKITRDNCSSGVKSLSLSQDPVDRFPGGVCNRKTYAALLLMLALACCMSVLLAVGVALEKPSLIKTFRVFLYVNVIFLFGCWLSIFISFYETHADTLMVLWGFVLVLSVVYFGLQIWVVTGACEAVQNRSFTEFKPNLLFTYLLK, via the exons ATGTGCTCGAGCGCCACTTTCAAATTTCTCTGCTACTTTTATGCGTGTTGCAACATTTTCTGTGCAATTAGCATCGCGGTCGGTGCAGacaaagtgagtgagaaaattACCCGCGATAACTGCAGCTCCGGCGTGAAGTCGCTTTCGCTTTCACAGGACCCAGTGGACCGTTTTCCCGGTGGTGTTTGCAACAGAA AAACTTATGCGGCACTCCTGCTCATGCTGGCACTGGCATGCTGTATGTCGGTTCTGCTGGCGGTTGGCGTTGCGCTG GAAAAGCCATCGCTGATAAAGACGTTCCGGGTGTTCTTGTatgtaaatgtaatttttctctTTGGCTGCTGGCTGTCGATTTTCATCTCGTTCTACGAAACGCACGCCGACACACTCATGGTACTCTGGGGCTTTGTGCTCGTGCTGAGCGTTG tttACTTCGGATTGCAAATTTGGGTCGTTACAGGAGCTTGCGAAGCAGTTCAGAATCGCTCTTTTACAGAATTTAAACCTAACCTTCTTTTTACATATTTGCTAAAATGA